One region of Juglans regia cultivar Chandler chromosome 4, Walnut 2.0, whole genome shotgun sequence genomic DNA includes:
- the LOC109006441 gene encoding putative E3 ubiquitin-protein ligase LIN isoform X1, which translates to MASSLQELLAEEGLALQRRKLPKTRKPVNPSKRAQPHESPALPMYICHDRNSFHISKQKIEKTSSKKGSLVFSSQRVLSESEGSNAKSWVPEGSRRDELAIDEAAIRAVISILTGYIGRYVKDVKFRETVRLKCKSCLVRKKMEPDNGIFMNMELGIESVEKLVEDQATRKELRMKTLRNSIRLLSIVDSLNSRKSKNGSTCGTPNSHISACAQLYLAIVYKFEKNNRISARHLLQVFCDSAFLARTHLLPDLWEHFFLPHLLHLKIWYTNEVETLSNLDYVKKEKVMKALSKAYNEQMDKGTAVFALYYKEWLKVGVKAPPVPIVPLPSKPSYGSSKRRSSDSYTSQSSMNRNLYRDVLVPTFERRSMDLVDPDGPSMDTGDLKEEVKLCTHEDNCSFVNKGDRTHRRSSSQNLRDSRVELCTETKNADYIEFLACRSMPTERNHTAQIGSVRKEENTHSSELSRAIYTVCTSDSLSECEISIRIICKAWLDSHGDPVIEAALSEASIIEGMLEVLFASKDDEILELIISIFAEFVGRKEVFRRIILNSDPRLDIFLRLLRSSSLFVKAAVLLYLLKPKAKQMISFEWVPLVLRVLEFGDHMQILFTVRCSPQVAAIYLLHQLLTGFDEDRNLENARQVVSLGRMNLLAQGIERGDSHDRSNAALLMSRCIRADGSCRNYLAENLNKASLLELLVLECRKNSNSCAFALLTELLCLSRRTRMIKFLCGLKEAWSGMNTMNILLAYLKRAPPEEYPLAAAILLQLHLLGDTTKYSVYREEAVEAVITSLDCRLCNNKVQEQSARALLMLGGHFFYSGEASAESWLLQRAGFHENTGDSFRSKEIVIDGFIHSNEEEEAIEDWQRKAATVLVRSGNKRLLAALSESIANGIPSLARASIITVTWMTSFLHSVGEEDLQSMACSILMPQLLESLYCRKDTEERVLASYSLLNLFKNSECVSMLSSWDKELLGNLQNLSLVTWTARELISIITCSSSRQ; encoded by the exons ATGGCTTCCAGCTTACAAGAACTGCTCGCCGAGGAAGGACTTGCGCTCCAACGCAGGAAACTTCCCAAGACTCGAAAGCCTGTGAATCCTAGCAAGAGAGCACAACCACACGAGTCACCTGCGCTGCCTATGTACATCTGCCATGACCGAAATTCTTTCCATATCTCGAAACAGAAGATCGAGAAGACTAGTTCAAAAAAAGGGTCTTTGGTATTCTCGTCTCAAAGGGTGCTGTCGGAATCAGAGGGATCAAATGCCAAGTCATGGGTGCCAGAGGGTTCAAGAAGAGATGAGCTTGCAATTGATGAAGCAGCCATTAGAGCTGTGATTTCTATTCTCACCGGATACATTGGAAGGTACGTAAAAGATGTGAAATTCCGGGAAACAGTTCGGCTGAAGTGCAAGTCTTGCTTGGTGAGAAAAAAGATGGAACCTGATAATGGAATTTTTATGAACATGGAACTCGGTATTGAGAGCGTAGAGAAGTTGGTAGAAGATCAAGCGACCAGGAAGGAACTAAGGATGAAGACATTAAGAAACTCCATTCGGCTTCTAAGCATCGTCGATTCCTTAAATTCTAGAAAGTCAAAGAATGGTTCAACATGCGGAACACCCAATTCTCACATTTCTGCGTGTGCTCAGCTATACTTGGCAATTGTCTACAAGTTTGAGAAAAACAATCGGATTTCTGCTAGGCACCTACTTCAAGTTTTCTGCGATTCGGCATTTTTAGCTCGAACCCACTTGCTTCCTGATCTTTGGGAGCATTTCTTTCTTCCCCATCTTCTCCATCTCAAGATATGGTACACTAACGAAGTCGAAACTCTCTCGAACTTGGACTATGTTAAGAAGGAGAAGGTAATGAAGGCCTTGAGCAAAGCATACAATGAACAAATGGACAAGGGAACTGCTGTCTTTGCTCTTTACTATAAAGAGTGGCTTAAAGTTGGGGTTAAGGCCCCTCCAGTTCCTATTGTGCCCTTGCCATCAAAACCCAGCTATGGATCATCGAAAAGAAGATCATCAGATTCTTACACTTCACAGTCCTCCATGAACAGGAACTT ATACCGAGACGTGCTCGTCCCAACATTTGAACGGAGATCTATGGACCTGGTTGATCCAGATGGACCTTCAATGGATACTGGGGATTTGAAGGAAGAGGTGAAACTTTGCACACACGAAGATAACTGCAGTTTTGTTAAT AAAGGAGATAGGACTCATCGAAGGTCATCAAGCCAAAACTTAAGAGATTCGAGAGTTGAATTATGCACTGAGACTAAAAATGCAGATTATATCGAATTCCTTGCTTGCCGAAGTATGCCAACAGAACGCAATCACACGGCCCAGATAGGTTCGGTCAGAAAGGAGGAAAATACCCATTCAAGTGAATTAAGCAGAGCCATTTACACTGTTTGCACCTCGGATTCTCTAAGCGAGTGTGAAATTTCCATTCGTATAATCTGCAAAGCCTGGTTGGACTCACATGGTGATCCTGTCATTGAAGCTGCATTATCAGAAGCCTCCATTATTGAGGGGATGCTAGAGGTTTTATTTGCTTCTaaagatgatgaaattttaGAACTCATAATATCGATTTTTGCTGAATTTGTAGGAAGGAAGGAGGTGTTTAGGCGGATTATACTGAATTCAGATCCACGGCTAGACATTTTCCTGAGACTTCTGAGGAGCAGCAGTCTATTTGTAAAGGCTGCTGTTCTGCTTTACCTATTAAAGCCCAAGGCAAAACAGATGATATCATTTGAATGGGTGCCACTAGTCCTTCGAGTATTAGAATTTGGAGATCATATGCAGATCCTATTTACAGTACGGTGCAGTCCTCAAGTGGCAGCAATATACCTTTTACACCAACTCCTTACAGGTTTTGATGAAGATAGAAACTTAGAGAATGCTAGACAGGTGGTTTCTCTGGGGCGAATGAACCTTCTGGCTCAAGGAATTGAGAGAGGGGATTCTCATGATAGGAGCAATGCTGCTTTGCTCATGTCGAGATGCATTCGAGCTGATGGAAGCTGCCGAAATTATTTGGCTGAAAATTTGAACAAAGCATCTCTCCTTGAACTTCTTGTTCTCGAGTGCCGCAAGAATTCTAATAGCTGTGCTTTTGCTTTACTAACCGAGTTACTCTGCCTTAGTAG AAGAACCCGGATGATAAAGTTCTTATGCGGACTGAAAGAAGCTTGGAGTGGTATGAACACCATGAACATTTTATTAGCCTATCTCAAGAGAGCCCCACCAGAAGAATATCCACTGGCCGCAGCAATTTTATTGCAGCTTCATCTTCTG GGTGATACTACGAAGTACAGTGTATATAGAGAAGAAGCTGTTGAGGCAGTGATAACTTCTTTGGACTGTCGACTATGTAACAATAAGGTTCAAGAACAATCAGCGAGGGCTCTTCTGATGTTGGGAGGCCATTTTTTCTATAGTGGAGAGGCATCAGCAGAAAGTTGGCTTTTACAACGAGCAGGTTTCCATGAGAATACAGGGGATTCATTTCGTAGCAAGGAAATTGTTATTGATGGCTTCATACACTCA aatgaagaggaagaggcgATAGAAGATTGGCAAAGGAAAGCAGCCACCGTCTTGGTCCGAAGTGGGAATAAGAGATTATTGGCTGCCCTTTCAGAATCCATAGCCAATGGCATCCCGAGTTTAGCACGAGCAAGTATCATTACTGTCACTTGGATGACCAGCTTTCTCCATTCAGTTGGAGAAGAAGATTTGCAGTCCATGGCATGCTCAATTCTCATGCCACAATTGCTTGAATCTCTGTATTGCAGGAAAGATACCGAGGAAAGAGTGCTAGCTTCATACTCACTACTGAATCTCTTTAAGAACTCAG AATGTGTTTCTATGCTCTCATCATGGGATAAAGAATTGCTGGGCAATCTCCAGAATCTCTCGCTAGTGACATGGACAGCTAGGGAGCTTATTTCTATCATCACATGCAGCAGCTCGAGGCAATAG
- the LOC109006441 gene encoding putative E3 ubiquitin-protein ligase LIN isoform X2, which produces MASSLQELLAEEGLALQRRKLPKTRKPVNPSKRAQPHESPALPMYICHDRNSFHISKQKIEKTSSKKGSLVFSSQRVLSESEGSNAKSWVPEGSRRDELAIDEAAIRAVISILTGYIGRYVKDVKFRETVRLKCKSCLVRKKMEPDNGIFMNMELGIESVEKLVEDQATRKELRMKTLRNSIRLLSIVDSLNSRKSKNGSTCGTPNSHISACAQLYLAIVYKFEKNNRISARHLLQVFCDSAFLARTHLLPDLWEHFFLPHLLHLKIWYTNEVETLSNLDYVKKEKVMKALSKAYNEQMDKGTAVFALYYKEWLKVGVKAPPVPIVPLPSKPSYGSSKRRSSDSYTSQSSMNRNLYRDVLVPTFERRSMDLVDPDGPSMDTGDLKEEVKLCTHEDNCSFVNKGDRTHRRSSSQNLRDSRVELCTETKNADYIEFLACRSMPTERNHTAQIGSVRKEENTHSSELSRAIYTVCTSDSLSECEISIRIICKAWLDSHGDPVIEAALSEASIIEGMLEVLFASKDDEILELIISIFAEFVGRKEVFRRIILNSDPRLDIFLRLLRSSSLFVKAAVLLYLLKPKAKQMISFEWVPLVLRVLEFGDHMQILFTVRCSPQVAAIYLLHQLLTGFDEDRNLENARQVVSLGRMNLLAQGIERGDSHDRSNAALLMSRCIRADGSCRNYLAENLNKASLLELLVLECRKNSNSCAFALLTELLCLSRTRMIKFLCGLKEAWSGMNTMNILLAYLKRAPPEEYPLAAAILLQLHLLGDTTKYSVYREEAVEAVITSLDCRLCNNKVQEQSARALLMLGGHFFYSGEASAESWLLQRAGFHENTGDSFRSKEIVIDGFIHSNEEEEAIEDWQRKAATVLVRSGNKRLLAALSESIANGIPSLARASIITVTWMTSFLHSVGEEDLQSMACSILMPQLLESLYCRKDTEERVLASYSLLNLFKNSECVSMLSSWDKELLGNLQNLSLVTWTARELISIITCSSSRQ; this is translated from the exons ATGGCTTCCAGCTTACAAGAACTGCTCGCCGAGGAAGGACTTGCGCTCCAACGCAGGAAACTTCCCAAGACTCGAAAGCCTGTGAATCCTAGCAAGAGAGCACAACCACACGAGTCACCTGCGCTGCCTATGTACATCTGCCATGACCGAAATTCTTTCCATATCTCGAAACAGAAGATCGAGAAGACTAGTTCAAAAAAAGGGTCTTTGGTATTCTCGTCTCAAAGGGTGCTGTCGGAATCAGAGGGATCAAATGCCAAGTCATGGGTGCCAGAGGGTTCAAGAAGAGATGAGCTTGCAATTGATGAAGCAGCCATTAGAGCTGTGATTTCTATTCTCACCGGATACATTGGAAGGTACGTAAAAGATGTGAAATTCCGGGAAACAGTTCGGCTGAAGTGCAAGTCTTGCTTGGTGAGAAAAAAGATGGAACCTGATAATGGAATTTTTATGAACATGGAACTCGGTATTGAGAGCGTAGAGAAGTTGGTAGAAGATCAAGCGACCAGGAAGGAACTAAGGATGAAGACATTAAGAAACTCCATTCGGCTTCTAAGCATCGTCGATTCCTTAAATTCTAGAAAGTCAAAGAATGGTTCAACATGCGGAACACCCAATTCTCACATTTCTGCGTGTGCTCAGCTATACTTGGCAATTGTCTACAAGTTTGAGAAAAACAATCGGATTTCTGCTAGGCACCTACTTCAAGTTTTCTGCGATTCGGCATTTTTAGCTCGAACCCACTTGCTTCCTGATCTTTGGGAGCATTTCTTTCTTCCCCATCTTCTCCATCTCAAGATATGGTACACTAACGAAGTCGAAACTCTCTCGAACTTGGACTATGTTAAGAAGGAGAAGGTAATGAAGGCCTTGAGCAAAGCATACAATGAACAAATGGACAAGGGAACTGCTGTCTTTGCTCTTTACTATAAAGAGTGGCTTAAAGTTGGGGTTAAGGCCCCTCCAGTTCCTATTGTGCCCTTGCCATCAAAACCCAGCTATGGATCATCGAAAAGAAGATCATCAGATTCTTACACTTCACAGTCCTCCATGAACAGGAACTT ATACCGAGACGTGCTCGTCCCAACATTTGAACGGAGATCTATGGACCTGGTTGATCCAGATGGACCTTCAATGGATACTGGGGATTTGAAGGAAGAGGTGAAACTTTGCACACACGAAGATAACTGCAGTTTTGTTAAT AAAGGAGATAGGACTCATCGAAGGTCATCAAGCCAAAACTTAAGAGATTCGAGAGTTGAATTATGCACTGAGACTAAAAATGCAGATTATATCGAATTCCTTGCTTGCCGAAGTATGCCAACAGAACGCAATCACACGGCCCAGATAGGTTCGGTCAGAAAGGAGGAAAATACCCATTCAAGTGAATTAAGCAGAGCCATTTACACTGTTTGCACCTCGGATTCTCTAAGCGAGTGTGAAATTTCCATTCGTATAATCTGCAAAGCCTGGTTGGACTCACATGGTGATCCTGTCATTGAAGCTGCATTATCAGAAGCCTCCATTATTGAGGGGATGCTAGAGGTTTTATTTGCTTCTaaagatgatgaaattttaGAACTCATAATATCGATTTTTGCTGAATTTGTAGGAAGGAAGGAGGTGTTTAGGCGGATTATACTGAATTCAGATCCACGGCTAGACATTTTCCTGAGACTTCTGAGGAGCAGCAGTCTATTTGTAAAGGCTGCTGTTCTGCTTTACCTATTAAAGCCCAAGGCAAAACAGATGATATCATTTGAATGGGTGCCACTAGTCCTTCGAGTATTAGAATTTGGAGATCATATGCAGATCCTATTTACAGTACGGTGCAGTCCTCAAGTGGCAGCAATATACCTTTTACACCAACTCCTTACAGGTTTTGATGAAGATAGAAACTTAGAGAATGCTAGACAGGTGGTTTCTCTGGGGCGAATGAACCTTCTGGCTCAAGGAATTGAGAGAGGGGATTCTCATGATAGGAGCAATGCTGCTTTGCTCATGTCGAGATGCATTCGAGCTGATGGAAGCTGCCGAAATTATTTGGCTGAAAATTTGAACAAAGCATCTCTCCTTGAACTTCTTGTTCTCGAGTGCCGCAAGAATTCTAATAGCTGTGCTTTTGCTTTACTAACCGAGTTACTCTGCCTTAGTAG AACCCGGATGATAAAGTTCTTATGCGGACTGAAAGAAGCTTGGAGTGGTATGAACACCATGAACATTTTATTAGCCTATCTCAAGAGAGCCCCACCAGAAGAATATCCACTGGCCGCAGCAATTTTATTGCAGCTTCATCTTCTG GGTGATACTACGAAGTACAGTGTATATAGAGAAGAAGCTGTTGAGGCAGTGATAACTTCTTTGGACTGTCGACTATGTAACAATAAGGTTCAAGAACAATCAGCGAGGGCTCTTCTGATGTTGGGAGGCCATTTTTTCTATAGTGGAGAGGCATCAGCAGAAAGTTGGCTTTTACAACGAGCAGGTTTCCATGAGAATACAGGGGATTCATTTCGTAGCAAGGAAATTGTTATTGATGGCTTCATACACTCA aatgaagaggaagaggcgATAGAAGATTGGCAAAGGAAAGCAGCCACCGTCTTGGTCCGAAGTGGGAATAAGAGATTATTGGCTGCCCTTTCAGAATCCATAGCCAATGGCATCCCGAGTTTAGCACGAGCAAGTATCATTACTGTCACTTGGATGACCAGCTTTCTCCATTCAGTTGGAGAAGAAGATTTGCAGTCCATGGCATGCTCAATTCTCATGCCACAATTGCTTGAATCTCTGTATTGCAGGAAAGATACCGAGGAAAGAGTGCTAGCTTCATACTCACTACTGAATCTCTTTAAGAACTCAG AATGTGTTTCTATGCTCTCATCATGGGATAAAGAATTGCTGGGCAATCTCCAGAATCTCTCGCTAGTGACATGGACAGCTAGGGAGCTTATTTCTATCATCACATGCAGCAGCTCGAGGCAATAG
- the LOC109006441 gene encoding putative E3 ubiquitin-protein ligase LIN isoform X3, protein MASSLQELLAEEGLALQRRKLPKTRKPVNPSKRAQPHESPALPMYICHDRNSFHISKQKIEKTSSKKGSLVFSSQRVLSESEGSNAKSWVPEGSRRDELAIDEAAIRAVISILTGYIGRYVKDVKFRETVRLKCKSCLVRKKMEPDNGIFMNMELGIESVEKLVEDQATRKELRMKTLRNSIRLLSIVDSLNSRKSKNGSTCGTPNSHISACAQLYLAIVYKFEKNNRISARHLLQVFCDSAFLARTHLLPDLWEHFFLPHLLHLKIWYTNEVETLSNLDYVKKEKVMKALSKAYNEQMDKGTAVFALYYKEWLKVGVKAPPVPIVPLPSKPSYGSSKRRSSDSYTSQSSMNRNLYRDVLVPTFERRSMDLVDPDGPSMDTGDLKEEKGDRTHRRSSSQNLRDSRVELCTETKNADYIEFLACRSMPTERNHTAQIGSVRKEENTHSSELSRAIYTVCTSDSLSECEISIRIICKAWLDSHGDPVIEAALSEASIIEGMLEVLFASKDDEILELIISIFAEFVGRKEVFRRIILNSDPRLDIFLRLLRSSSLFVKAAVLLYLLKPKAKQMISFEWVPLVLRVLEFGDHMQILFTVRCSPQVAAIYLLHQLLTGFDEDRNLENARQVVSLGRMNLLAQGIERGDSHDRSNAALLMSRCIRADGSCRNYLAENLNKASLLELLVLECRKNSNSCAFALLTELLCLSRRTRMIKFLCGLKEAWSGMNTMNILLAYLKRAPPEEYPLAAAILLQLHLLGDTTKYSVYREEAVEAVITSLDCRLCNNKVQEQSARALLMLGGHFFYSGEASAESWLLQRAGFHENTGDSFRSKEIVIDGFIHSNEEEEAIEDWQRKAATVLVRSGNKRLLAALSESIANGIPSLARASIITVTWMTSFLHSVGEEDLQSMACSILMPQLLESLYCRKDTEERVLASYSLLNLFKNSECVSMLSSWDKELLGNLQNLSLVTWTARELISIITCSSSRQ, encoded by the exons ATGGCTTCCAGCTTACAAGAACTGCTCGCCGAGGAAGGACTTGCGCTCCAACGCAGGAAACTTCCCAAGACTCGAAAGCCTGTGAATCCTAGCAAGAGAGCACAACCACACGAGTCACCTGCGCTGCCTATGTACATCTGCCATGACCGAAATTCTTTCCATATCTCGAAACAGAAGATCGAGAAGACTAGTTCAAAAAAAGGGTCTTTGGTATTCTCGTCTCAAAGGGTGCTGTCGGAATCAGAGGGATCAAATGCCAAGTCATGGGTGCCAGAGGGTTCAAGAAGAGATGAGCTTGCAATTGATGAAGCAGCCATTAGAGCTGTGATTTCTATTCTCACCGGATACATTGGAAGGTACGTAAAAGATGTGAAATTCCGGGAAACAGTTCGGCTGAAGTGCAAGTCTTGCTTGGTGAGAAAAAAGATGGAACCTGATAATGGAATTTTTATGAACATGGAACTCGGTATTGAGAGCGTAGAGAAGTTGGTAGAAGATCAAGCGACCAGGAAGGAACTAAGGATGAAGACATTAAGAAACTCCATTCGGCTTCTAAGCATCGTCGATTCCTTAAATTCTAGAAAGTCAAAGAATGGTTCAACATGCGGAACACCCAATTCTCACATTTCTGCGTGTGCTCAGCTATACTTGGCAATTGTCTACAAGTTTGAGAAAAACAATCGGATTTCTGCTAGGCACCTACTTCAAGTTTTCTGCGATTCGGCATTTTTAGCTCGAACCCACTTGCTTCCTGATCTTTGGGAGCATTTCTTTCTTCCCCATCTTCTCCATCTCAAGATATGGTACACTAACGAAGTCGAAACTCTCTCGAACTTGGACTATGTTAAGAAGGAGAAGGTAATGAAGGCCTTGAGCAAAGCATACAATGAACAAATGGACAAGGGAACTGCTGTCTTTGCTCTTTACTATAAAGAGTGGCTTAAAGTTGGGGTTAAGGCCCCTCCAGTTCCTATTGTGCCCTTGCCATCAAAACCCAGCTATGGATCATCGAAAAGAAGATCATCAGATTCTTACACTTCACAGTCCTCCATGAACAGGAACTT ATACCGAGACGTGCTCGTCCCAACATTTGAACGGAGATCTATGGACCTGGTTGATCCAGATGGACCTTCAATGGATACTGGGGATTTGAAGGAAGAG AAAGGAGATAGGACTCATCGAAGGTCATCAAGCCAAAACTTAAGAGATTCGAGAGTTGAATTATGCACTGAGACTAAAAATGCAGATTATATCGAATTCCTTGCTTGCCGAAGTATGCCAACAGAACGCAATCACACGGCCCAGATAGGTTCGGTCAGAAAGGAGGAAAATACCCATTCAAGTGAATTAAGCAGAGCCATTTACACTGTTTGCACCTCGGATTCTCTAAGCGAGTGTGAAATTTCCATTCGTATAATCTGCAAAGCCTGGTTGGACTCACATGGTGATCCTGTCATTGAAGCTGCATTATCAGAAGCCTCCATTATTGAGGGGATGCTAGAGGTTTTATTTGCTTCTaaagatgatgaaattttaGAACTCATAATATCGATTTTTGCTGAATTTGTAGGAAGGAAGGAGGTGTTTAGGCGGATTATACTGAATTCAGATCCACGGCTAGACATTTTCCTGAGACTTCTGAGGAGCAGCAGTCTATTTGTAAAGGCTGCTGTTCTGCTTTACCTATTAAAGCCCAAGGCAAAACAGATGATATCATTTGAATGGGTGCCACTAGTCCTTCGAGTATTAGAATTTGGAGATCATATGCAGATCCTATTTACAGTACGGTGCAGTCCTCAAGTGGCAGCAATATACCTTTTACACCAACTCCTTACAGGTTTTGATGAAGATAGAAACTTAGAGAATGCTAGACAGGTGGTTTCTCTGGGGCGAATGAACCTTCTGGCTCAAGGAATTGAGAGAGGGGATTCTCATGATAGGAGCAATGCTGCTTTGCTCATGTCGAGATGCATTCGAGCTGATGGAAGCTGCCGAAATTATTTGGCTGAAAATTTGAACAAAGCATCTCTCCTTGAACTTCTTGTTCTCGAGTGCCGCAAGAATTCTAATAGCTGTGCTTTTGCTTTACTAACCGAGTTACTCTGCCTTAGTAG AAGAACCCGGATGATAAAGTTCTTATGCGGACTGAAAGAAGCTTGGAGTGGTATGAACACCATGAACATTTTATTAGCCTATCTCAAGAGAGCCCCACCAGAAGAATATCCACTGGCCGCAGCAATTTTATTGCAGCTTCATCTTCTG GGTGATACTACGAAGTACAGTGTATATAGAGAAGAAGCTGTTGAGGCAGTGATAACTTCTTTGGACTGTCGACTATGTAACAATAAGGTTCAAGAACAATCAGCGAGGGCTCTTCTGATGTTGGGAGGCCATTTTTTCTATAGTGGAGAGGCATCAGCAGAAAGTTGGCTTTTACAACGAGCAGGTTTCCATGAGAATACAGGGGATTCATTTCGTAGCAAGGAAATTGTTATTGATGGCTTCATACACTCA aatgaagaggaagaggcgATAGAAGATTGGCAAAGGAAAGCAGCCACCGTCTTGGTCCGAAGTGGGAATAAGAGATTATTGGCTGCCCTTTCAGAATCCATAGCCAATGGCATCCCGAGTTTAGCACGAGCAAGTATCATTACTGTCACTTGGATGACCAGCTTTCTCCATTCAGTTGGAGAAGAAGATTTGCAGTCCATGGCATGCTCAATTCTCATGCCACAATTGCTTGAATCTCTGTATTGCAGGAAAGATACCGAGGAAAGAGTGCTAGCTTCATACTCACTACTGAATCTCTTTAAGAACTCAG AATGTGTTTCTATGCTCTCATCATGGGATAAAGAATTGCTGGGCAATCTCCAGAATCTCTCGCTAGTGACATGGACAGCTAGGGAGCTTATTTCTATCATCACATGCAGCAGCTCGAGGCAATAG